In the Colius striatus isolate bColStr4 chromosome 3, bColStr4.1.hap1, whole genome shotgun sequence genome, CTGCATCCCAATCTGGGTGCATTTCCCTCGGTGCATGCTGCCCTCGTCTCAtttccccagccagcagctcgTTCTGGGTGCATTTCCCCTCCAGCACCCCAGTCTTGGGCGCATTTTGCCTCCACGATGTGGGTGCTTTTCACCTCCATGCACCCCAACCCCATTACATCTCCCCATCCAGCACCCCAATCCAGCTCCATTTCCCCTCGGTGCACCCTGGCCCCGTTGCATTTCCCCTCCCACACCCCACTCTGCACACATTTGGCCTCTGTGCATAACAATCCAGGTGCATTTTCTCTCCACACTCAACAATGTGGGTTCATTTCCCATCCCTGCACCCCACCTCCACTGCAGTTCCCCTCCTGCACCCCAATTTGGCTGCATTTCTCCACCCAGCACCCCGTCCCAGGTGCCTTTCTTTTCAGGGTGCCTCCATCCAAGCACATTTCCCCTCCTCAGGGATTTTCCTGTGTGCTTCCTCAGCCTCTCAGCTCTCTCCATGCCCACCCAGGTTTACGTATCCATGAATACCTGTATTTCCAAGTGCTGAGCCCTGGAGACATCCGTTACATCTTCACTGCCACCCCAGCCAAGGATTTTGGGGGGGTGTTTGTAAGTATTAACCACTCATTTTGTCTATTTGAGTGCCTCCATCCTGATGTTTCTCTGTTGGGCCTGGTGATTTGAAGCCTTTGATAGAAATAGAGCAAATTGCTCTTGGAGCTCAGGAGGTTTTCAATGGGGGTTTGGCCCCATGTGTGTTCAGGGAGCATGTgcctccctttttcctcctccaagGGTTGAGACAGGTACAGCCACGTCCCAGGAGGGCTGGGTGGGCTGCCATGGGGAATGGCAGAGAGAAACCAGCTGCTCTGCGGATATTGAGAGGCAGGGAACTGATGGGAAAGGCGAGCACAGGGCTACtgaggtgatcaggggactgaacatgtgtgtgaggaggaaaggctgcagagcctggggctgttcagcctggagaagaggaggctgagagtgGATCTCACCAAcataagtacctaaaggatcaatgtcaggaggatgaggtgacattTGTTTCTGTGGTGGCCACTGTCatggcaaggggtaatgggcacaggctgggacaaaacatctgcccctggcacaggaggagcaagtcctttggtgctgaggggaaggagccctggcccaggctgtccagggagggtgtggaggctccttctaggaggtttccaaccccacctggacacgttcctgtgccccctgagcgaggggaacctgctgtagcagggggttgggctggatgagctctgcagggcccttccagcccccaccattgtAGGATTAAGACCTTTCCCTAAATAAACCCGGAGGCAGGATGGAGGTACAGGAGCAGATCTGCTTAGGAAGGACATGGGACATGGAAGACCAGAGGAGAAACCATTTTCTGGGTGGATGGATTCAGTTTCCCCTCCTCACAGCAACACTTCAAGCTATTGAGTGAGATCAGGCTGACTCTGCAGGGGCTGGAATGAGACAACCAGCATCCTTGCACCTGGGAGCCCTAAATGTCCCTAAAAGCACACCCTGCTCAGGGATCAGCAGGGCcatggggcaggggatgggaagCTGCCCCCTCCTCACTCACCCCTGCCTGTCTTCTCCTCGGAGAACACAAGGTACGAGCAGATCCACCTGGTGCCAGCGGATCCCCCCGAAGCCTGTGGAGAGCTGAATAATGGCGTCTTCATCCAGGACCAGATCGCCTTGGTGGAGAGGGGGTAGGTCTGGTGTCACAGGGGAAAGGGTCTGTTCAGTGGGGGGAGCCTCAGGCAGGAGGCCACAATGGTGACAGTGCCATGAGCACATTTTACCATCAACTCCAGCTTCTTCCCCTGACCCGTGAGAGAATAGGAGGGGAATGGGAGGGTTGTCCTACCTCAGAGCATGTCTCATTATGCCTGTGGGAAACAGCCTGTGCTAAGGGGAATGTTctcaggaggaaaggctgcaggagctgggacagTTCAGCCTGCacaagagaaggctgagagggggatctcattgacCCTTGTATTTCAAAGGTGTCTGTTAaaaggatggggcagcacttctgttgtctccagtgccaggacaaggggtaatggacacaagctggaacacagataaacccaaggagcaagtcctttggtgctgaggggagggagccctggcccaggctgcccagggaggctgtggaggctccttctcaggtttctaaacccacctggacacgttcctgtgcccctgagccaggggaagctgctttagcagtgggttttgctggagcagctctgcagggcccttccagcccccagcactcagGGACTCTGTGAGAAAAGCCTGCTGTTACTTTTCCTTAGCTGAGAACAGCCGAGTGTGGGCAGCCTGGTGCCTAAAATACAGGCTGGAAAGAGGAGCGCGCTCTGGGGGAGGCGCAGGGCCAGGTTTGGGCACATCCAGGCAAACCCTGTCACTCCCATCTCTTGTACCTACCGAGCTGCCCAGTGGGCACCAAAAGTTTGTGACTCCCCGTGCCAGGGGCTGCTCGTTCCTGTCGAAGACCCGTGTGGTCCAGGAGCACGGCGGGCGCGCGGTGATCATCGCCGACAACGCCTACGACAACGACAGCTTCTACATCGAGATGATCCAGGACAGCACCCGCCGCACGGCCGACATCCCCGCGCTCTTCCTGCTGGGCAGGGACGGGTAAGGGCCCCTCAGGCATCCTCCCAAAGGGGAAATGGCTTGTGGGAAGGGCTGAGTCGTGGCCTTGTCCCCACAGCAGGGCTCGGCCATCAGCGGCTCCAGCCTGAGCACCACGAGGCTCGTTTTTAGTGGGTTTGGTCTGTAAGGAATCAGCAGTTTTCACTTTGAGCTGGTTTGTGGTTTCTGGGGTGTGTGGAGAagagggtgggcagcagggcaagggaggttgtgctgcccctctgctctgccctgctgaggcctcatctggagtcctgtggccagttctgggctgcccagctccagagggacagggaagtgctggagagaggccagtgcagggacgccaagatgctgaggggatggaacaagtgtgtgaggaggaaaggctgtgggacctggggctgttcaggctggagaaggatGAGGGGGTATCTCATCaacacaagtacctaaagggtgagtggcaggaggatggggtgacactgttttctgtagtgcccagtaaCAGAACaaggacacaagctggaacacaaaaagctccacctaaacccaaggagcaagtcctttggtgctgaggggagggagccctggcccaggctgcccagggagggtgtggaggctccttctcaggaggtttccaaccccacctggacacgttcctgtgccccctgagccaggggaatctgctggagcaggggctggagcagctctgcagggcccttccaacccccagcactCTGTGACTCTGCTCCTGTGTGGCCCCTCTCAGGCAATTCACAGCTGTCACATCTTCATCCTTCCAGGTACATGATCCGACGCTCCCTGGAGCAGCATGGGCTCCCCTGGGCTGTCATCTCCATTCCTGTCAATGTCACCAGCATCCCCACCTATGAAATGATGCAGCCCCCCTGGACCTTCTGGTAGCAgccagaggctgcagaggaTCAAGGACTTCTTGGTGGATCCTAGGAGTTTGCCCCAGGGACAAGGTTTGAGGAGAGTTTCCCACTGTGCTCCAGAGATGCCACTGCTCAGCCTCCCCAGATTCAGCAACAGGGAGCTCTTTCTGCTGCCGTGTGTGGCTGAAGGGCAAAGACCAGTGCCCATGGTGGGAAGCGTGAGCCTGGCACCAAGCACCCTTTGTAGTGACTTTTTAGGAGGGGTTGTGATGGCCCACAGCAGGCCAGCACTTCcccaagaaacatttttaagatGCTACCAGTAATTTGTGCTGCTGATTGAGAGGGAATCAGGGTTATGTGGACATGGTCTGACAGGGATGGGAGGGAGAGCAAGATCCAGGCTTGGTCTGTGCTAACAGGGCTCACCCATCTCCTGTGTATTTTTGTCTCAGCTAATGAAATCTGAACaagttttaaagaaaggaaggtttctctcttttttttcagcagtcaGGGGATCAAAGGACAAATCTTATCCCttaaggctgtgggacctggggctgttcagcctggagaaggctgaggggggatctcatcagcACTTActtgaagggtgggtgtcaggaggatgaggcaacacCATTTTCTatggtgtccagtgacaggatgaggggtaaaggacacaagctggaacacaaaaagttgcacttaaacccaaggagcaagtcctttggtgctgagggagggagccttggcccagactgcccagggagggtgtggaggctcctgctcaggaggtttccaaccccagctggacacgttcctgtgccccctgagccaggggaagctgctttagcaggggctggggctgcagcagctctgcaggacccttccagctcccagcaccaCTGTAGGATTCTAATGATGTTTTCCCTAGTTAAACTCCCTGCAGTGAGGGCAGAGCTCCTGTCAGTCCCCTCTGCAACACGAGTCAGTCACCCACTGGGGCAGCAATAGCCCCACAGGACAGCACAGCTTCAGGCCCCCAGCCCCAAGGGCTGGCTGGCCACCGATCCAGAGCCCAGACCTCAGTGGGCATCACTTCTCTCATGCCCAGCCCGCCCTGTGCCCAGTAGAACCAGCCCCAGCTCTTGTCTCTGACCCACTCCCCTCCACTGGTACAAAGAACGTGGCCCTGAGTTGTCACCAGTCTGGGTTTATTACAACACAGAAGGGGCTGTGGCCCCGGAGGGCTGGGGACAAGCAGCGGCTGCACGGCTGTGGCAGTGATGGTGGTGTCACAGGTGCCCATCTACAGTCTGCCCTCGCTCCTGCCACGGGCttgaaggaagcagcagcaggaaaacagCTCCCAAAATccaagaggggaaagaaaataccCCAGGGTGCATCCCTGACCTGCTGCCTGTTGCTGGGAGACTCTTCTCCCTCCAGCCACGTGGTCCTCAGACACCAGCATGGGATGGGTGACAACACTCAGCTCAAGACAGCTCCACGTGGGGCCACTCAGCACTATGGTGtgtccctgggcacagcagctcctgc is a window encoding:
- the PRADC1 gene encoding protease-associated domain-containing protein 1 isoform X1, with translation MWVLFTSMHPNPITSPHPAPQSSSISPRCTLAPLHFPSHTPLCTHLASVHNNPGAFSLHTQQCGFISHPCTPPPLQFPSCTPIWLHFSTQHPVPGAFLFRVPPSKHISPPQGFSCVLPQPLSSLHAHPGLRIHEYLYFQVLSPGDIRYIFTATPAKDFGGVFNTRYEQIHLVPADPPEACGELNNGVFIQDQIALVERGGCSFLSKTRVVQEHGGRAVIIADNAYDNDSFYIEMIQDSTRRTADIPALFLLGRDGYMIRRSLEQHGLPWAVISIPVNVTSIPTYEMMQPPWTFW
- the PRADC1 gene encoding protease-associated domain-containing protein 1 isoform X2; its protein translation is MAASANGEARGGGGAAAGRLAAPGAAMLRRSLWLCLCLCSCPARGLRIHEYLYFQVLSPGDIRYIFTATPAKDFGGVFNTRYEQIHLVPADPPEACGELNNGVFIQDQIALVERGGCSFLSKTRVVQEHGGRAVIIADNAYDNDSFYIEMIQDSTRRTADIPALFLLGRDGYMIRRSLEQHGLPWAVISIPVNVTSIPTYEMMQPPWTFW